Within the Mumia flava genome, the region CTGCCGACGGGCGCGGTGAGGTCGATGTCGTACGTCAGCGGGGCGTCGAGCCCGCCCATCACGTCGTAGTTGTAGTCCGGCGTCCCGTTCGGGGCGGTCGCGGTCGGCGCATTCGTCACGTCGCCGGCAGCGTAGGTGCCCGGCCCCGGGACCGCCTTGAAGTACTCCGCGGACTTCTCGAGGTACGCCGCGATCTGCGCACCCGACATCCTGATCCCGAGCAGCGTGTTGTCGTAGATGTACAGGCCGGCCACGTCCCGGACCGACACCTCGCCGGCCGGGATCGCCGCCTCGCGGTTGAAGGGCGCCGCGATGCTGAGGACGGGCAGTCCTTCGCTCGGCGAGCCCACCAGGGCGTCCTTGACCGCACCGGCCTGGACGACGTTGATGAAGTCGAGAGCCGCGGTGTCCTCGTAGCGGGCGGTGGCCGCCGACATGGCCTCGGTCGCGGTGCCGATCACGGAGTTCACGTACGCGACGACGGTCTCGTGGTCGCGACGGAGCAGCCGGACGATCTCCGGGTCCTCCTCGACCGTGTTGGCGTTCAGGACCTGCGCGGACACCGACGTGACCTCGTACCGCCCGCGGGTCTTCCTCACCGTGACGTCGAGCGCCGACAGGCGCATGCCCCACCGCAGCGGCTCGGTCAGCACGACGGGCCTGCCGGTCTCGATGTTCGTGACGACGCGCTGGGCGATCTCGGCGTGCGCGTGCCCGACGAGGATCGCGTCGATGCCGGGCACCTGCTCGGCGACCAGGCTGGCGGCGTTCTCCGGGTACGGGAGCGCGTCGCCGTACGACGAGGACGTGTCGGCGCCGGAGTGCGCGGAGACGATCACCACGTCCGCGCCGGCCCGCCGCATCCTCGGCACCCAGTGGGCGGCCTCCTCCACGAGGCCCGGGAAGACCATCGTGCCCTCGACGTTCGCCTTGTCCCAGATCGCGATCCCCGGGTTCGTCAGCCCCAGGATCCCGACGCGGATCAGGTGACGCCCGACCTTCACCTTCTTGATGACGAACGGCGGGAACGCCGGCAGGCCGGTGGTGGCGTCGTGGGCGTTCGCGCCGAGCAGCGGGAAGTCGCACTGCCGCTCGAAGCGGCGCAGGAGCGGGATGCCGTAGTTGAACTCGTGGTTGCCCAGGGCCGCGGCGTCGTAGCCGATCGCGTTCATCGCACGGGCCATCGGATGGATCACGGTCCGGCTGATCGGCTCGACCTTGGCGAAGTAGTAGGCCAGGGACGTTCCCTGGATGGTGTCGCCGGCGTCGATCAGCAGCGGGCTCGGATACGTGTGGCTGCGGCGCATCGCGTCGACCAGCGTCGAGATCTTCGCCAGACCGATGTCGTTGTGCGCGGAGTCGTCGTACTCGGCGTTCTTGAAGTAGTCCCAGTTGAAGACGTTGCCGTGCAGATCGGTCGTGCCGAGCACGGTGAACGTCGCGCTGTCGTGGTGGCCGTGGCCGTGGCCGTGCTTCGGCTTCGCGGCGGCCGGCGCTGCGTACCCTGCGGCCGCGAGGGCCGCCGCGGCGGCCGACCCGGAGATCAGCGTGCGGCGGGTGACGTGCTGCGAGGGGTTCTCCTCGGGGGTGGTGTTCATGATGCTCCTGAGGGACGGGGGTGAGCCTCCCTCATGATTGCGCCATGCACTGATTTTTGCGCGGAGGCCTCGGTCACGATCCGGTGACGACTCCGTGAAGCGTCGCTGTCCCGCAGGCAGCGAGGCTTCAGCCGCCCAGAGAGCGGCCCGCCACGACCCCCTCGAGGAATCCGCGGGCCCGCTCCGTACGCGGGTAGGACTCGAGGTGCGCCCAGAACCGCGGCCCGTGGTGCGGGACCAGCAGATGCACGAGCTCGTGCAGCAGCACGTAGTCGACGACCCACGACGGCAGGCCCTGGAGTCGCGAGGACAGCCTGATCGTCCGGTCTTCGACCGTGCACGATCCCCAGCGGTGCTCCTGGTTGTCGACCCAGCGGACGCTCGACGGCACCGCGGCCCCGTCGAGATACGTCTGGGACAGCGCGGTCGCCCGCTCGAGGAGGTCGACGTCACCCAGGCGACTGCGCTGCTCCTTGCGCAGCACCTTCGCCACCATCTCGCGCACCCAGCGGGTCTCCTCCGCGCGGCTGAACGAGTCGGGCATCAGCACGACGATCCGATCACCGTCGCGGTAGGCCTGGACGGACTTGCGCCGGCGGGCGCTGCGGCGCACCTCGACGCGTGCGTCGTCGACCGGATCGGTCGGGTCGATCCGATCGAGGCCGGTCTCGTCGTGCTCGAACGGGGCGGTCACGAAGCCACCGTACGACCTCGGTGCGACAGGTTTGTGCCGTCCACAGCCTCGCTTCGCGTGTCGCCGCAGGTCAGACCGCCGGAGCGGCTCCGTACGGCCCGGCTCCACACACCGTCGTCCACCGCTGCATCGAGCTCTCCACAGCGTCGCCCGGCGGTTCCCACAAGCTATCCCCAAGGTTCTCCACAGGCGTGGACAACGTTCTGCCCGCTCGGATTGCCGAGTCGGCCCGGCGGCTCTAGCGTGTGGAGGTCAGGTCCTGGTCCGCGCGCGTCGCCGGCAGGGGAAGGCGGGCGGCTGCGCGCGGCCAGGACCCTCGACGCATCGAAGCTGTGGATGAGTTCCCCGGCTCCGGTCCCTCCTCGGGCATGGTGGGTCGACCCCCTCGCCCACCAGCCCGAGGAGCCTCGATGAAGCCCCTGCTGCACCCCGCCGTCACCGTCGTCCGCCGCGACCGGCGCACCCTGCAGGCCGGGACCGTCGCCGACCGGCCGATCCTGGTCGAGGACCGGCCCGGCACCGCCGCGATCCTGCGGCTGTGCGACGGCACCCGCGACATCGCGATGCTGGCGGCGATGACCGGACTCGAGCCCGGCGAGGCGCGCGCGACCGTCGCGTCGCTGGTCGCCGCCGGCCTGCTGCTCGACGCCGAGACCTGGGCCGGCACGGCCGGTCGCGAGCTCGTCGCCGAGGCCGTCGCCCTCAGCGCCGCCGGCCACGACGCGCGCGAGGTCCGTCGTCGGGTCCGCTCCCGGTCGCGCTGCCGGGTCGAGGTGCACGCGGACCCGGCGACCCAGCCGCTGGCCGAGGCCGTGATGGCGGTGCTCGCCACCGGCGGCGTCACCGCGACGAGCGCCACCGTGGACAGCCCGACCCTGGTCCTCGTGCTCTCGACGGGCCCGTGCCCGCGTGAGGTGGTCGACGTGCTGACCGGCGCCGGAGTCCCGCACCTGCCGGTGGTGTGCGAGTCGACGTCGGTCCGTCTCGGGCCGCTCGTCCGGCCCGGCACCACCCCGTGCGTCCGGTGCGACGACCGCGACCGCGCAGGCTGGGACCGGTCCTGGCCCTTCGTCCTCGCCCAGCACGCCCGCCCGATCGCCAGCACCGCCGGGCACCCCTCGCCGCTGCCCGCGGCCACTCGTTGGCGGTTCGCGGTCACGATCGCCGAGCAGGTGCTCGACTACGGCGATGCCCGGCCCGCGGCCACGGAGGGCAGCGTCCTCGTGCTCGGTCCCGGACCCGACGACCGCCACGAGCACGTCCTCGCCCAAGCGGTCGGCTGCGCGTGCCAGATCGTCGAAGCGGCGACCGGACCCGAGGTTGCGCCGGGTGTCAGAATGACGGCATGAGCGAGGGCGACGCCGGATCCGCTGGTCGCCGCGGTCGCCGCGACCGAGACGACGCACCCCTGCCGCAACGCTCCTTGGCGCGTGCGGCACGCCTGGCGACCCTGCCGATCGGGTTCGCGGGGCGGACGACGGTGGGAGTCGGTCGCCGACTCGTCGGGACCCCGACCAATGCCGTCCTCAACGAGGTCCAGCTCCGGACCGCCGAGCAGATCTTCGCCGTCCTCGGCGAGCTCAAGGGCGGCGCGATGAAGTTCGGGCAGGCCATGAGCGTCTTCGAGGCCGCGATGCCGCCCGAGCTCATCTCTCCCTACCGCGAGACGTTCACCCGCCTCCAGGACTCCGCTCCGCCCATGCCGATCAGCCGGGTTCACCGGGTCTTCGACGCCGAGCTCGGGCCCCGCTGGCGCGACCAGCTCATCGAGCTGGACGACGAGCCCGCCGCCGCGGCGTCGATCGGTCAGGTGCACCGGGGTCGCTGGTACGACGGCCGTGAGGTCGCGGTCAAGGTGCAGTACCCGGGAGCGGCGGCCGCGCTCCGGTCCGACCTGCGCCAGATCGGACGGCTCAGCCGCATGTTCGCCGTGGTGTTCCCGGCGATCGAGGTCAAGCCGCTCGCCGACGAGCTCGCCGCCCGTGTGCGTGAGGAGCTCGACTACGGGCTCGAGGCGGAGGCGCAGCGCGCCTTCGCCGAGGGCTTCGCGAGCGACTCCGACATCGAGGTCCCCGAGCCCGTGATGCACACCGACACGGTGCTGGTCTCGACCTGGATGCCGTCCGTGGGGTCGCTCGCGCAGATCATCGACACCGGCACGCCCGAGCAGCGCGATCACTACGGAGAGCTGTTCGCCCGGTTCCTCTTCGCGGGCCCGGCGCGCGTCGGGATGCTGCACGCCGACCCGCACCCGGGCAACTACCGGGTGCTCGACGGCGACCGCCTCGGGGTCGTCGACTACGGTGCCGTCGCCCGGCTGCCCGGAGGTCTCCCCCGTGTGATGGGCCGGCTCCTGCGCGCCGCCGTCGACGACGACTACCCCACGGTGGTCGAGGGTCTGCGGGAGGAAGGCTTCCTCAAGCCGGGCGTCCGGTTCGACGAGGACCTGCTGCGCGACTACCTCGAGCCGTTCGTGGAGCCGGCCCGGCACGACCAGTTCACCTTCTCCCGCGAGTGGATGCGCGAGCAGGCCCAGCGCATCGCCCGTCCGTCGCGGGAGGGACTCGGCACCGCCATGCGGATCAACCTGCCGCCCTCGTACCTCCTGATCCACCGGACCTGGAGCGGCGGGCTGGCGGTCCTCAGCCAGCTCGGCGCCACCGCGCCGTTCCGTGCGGTGCTGGAGGAGAGCCTCCCCGGCTTCGCCGACTGATCCGGTCCCCGCCGCC harbors:
- a CDS encoding bifunctional metallophosphatase/5'-nucleotidase, whose amino-acid sequence is MNTTPEENPSQHVTRRTLISGSAAAAALAAAGYAAPAAAKPKHGHGHGHHDSATFTVLGTTDLHGNVFNWDYFKNAEYDDSAHNDIGLAKISTLVDAMRRSHTYPSPLLIDAGDTIQGTSLAYYFAKVEPISRTVIHPMARAMNAIGYDAAALGNHEFNYGIPLLRRFERQCDFPLLGANAHDATTGLPAFPPFVIKKVKVGRHLIRVGILGLTNPGIAIWDKANVEGTMVFPGLVEEAAHWVPRMRRAGADVVIVSAHSGADTSSSYGDALPYPENAASLVAEQVPGIDAILVGHAHAEIAQRVVTNIETGRPVVLTEPLRWGMRLSALDVTVRKTRGRYEVTSVSAQVLNANTVEEDPEIVRLLRRDHETVVAYVNSVIGTATEAMSAATARYEDTAALDFINVVQAGAVKDALVGSPSEGLPVLSIAAPFNREAAIPAGEVSVRDVAGLYIYDNTLLGIRMSGAQIAAYLEKSAEYFKAVPGPGTYAAGDVTNAPTATAPNGTPDYNYDVMGGLDAPLTYDIDLTAPVGSRIVGLAYGGVPVAAGDQFVVAINNYRQSGGGNFPGVTSAEVVYNAQVEIRQLLIDWVSAQGVIDPPTFHQVDWRLVAGSTPLTITG
- a CDS encoding SprT-like domain-containing protein, with translation MTAPFEHDETGLDRIDPTDPVDDARVEVRRSARRRKSVQAYRDGDRIVVLMPDSFSRAEETRWVREMVAKVLRKEQRSRLGDVDLLERATALSQTYLDGAAVPSSVRWVDNQEHRWGSCTVEDRTIRLSSRLQGLPSWVVDYVLLHELVHLLVPHHGPRFWAHLESYPRTERARGFLEGVVAGRSLGG
- a CDS encoding ABC1 kinase family protein; translated protein: MSEGDAGSAGRRGRRDRDDAPLPQRSLARAARLATLPIGFAGRTTVGVGRRLVGTPTNAVLNEVQLRTAEQIFAVLGELKGGAMKFGQAMSVFEAAMPPELISPYRETFTRLQDSAPPMPISRVHRVFDAELGPRWRDQLIELDDEPAAAASIGQVHRGRWYDGREVAVKVQYPGAAAALRSDLRQIGRLSRMFAVVFPAIEVKPLADELAARVREELDYGLEAEAQRAFAEGFASDSDIEVPEPVMHTDTVLVSTWMPSVGSLAQIIDTGTPEQRDHYGELFARFLFAGPARVGMLHADPHPGNYRVLDGDRLGVVDYGAVARLPGGLPRVMGRLLRAAVDDDYPTVVEGLREEGFLKPGVRFDEDLLRDYLEPFVEPARHDQFTFSREWMREQAQRIARPSREGLGTAMRINLPPSYLLIHRTWSGGLAVLSQLGATAPFRAVLEESLPGFAD